The proteins below are encoded in one region of Deltaproteobacteria bacterium:
- a CDS encoding acetyl-CoA C-acetyltransferase, translated as MKDIIIAGAVRTPIGSFNGALSNIPATGLGSIAINGAISGAGIKPADVGEVIMGNVLSAGIGQAPARQAAIGAGLPYGVNCLAVNKVCGSGLKAVMLAAQAIALGDADIIVAGGMENMSRAPHLLEKARFGYRMGNGEIIDSMIKDGLWDVYNNLHMGSCAEIVAEKYKISREDQDRYGLQSYKRAIDAQKNGCFNDEIIPITLPAGRDKFKSLTMDEEPTRHDFARFAELSPVFKEGGSITAGNSSKISDSAAAVVVMSGDKAKELGIQPIARIVAYSSQGVEPEMFSIAPVGAIKKVLEKTGLSLKDIDLFEINEAFAVSMLAVIKELDLDETKLNIHGGAIALGHPIGASGARILTTLLYAMKRKNAKRGIAAICIGGGEAVAMLVERI; from the coding sequence ATGAAAGACATCATTATAGCCGGCGCAGTCAGAACCCCTATTGGGTCTTTTAACGGGGCATTGAGTAATATCCCTGCTACAGGGCTTGGCAGTATTGCTATAAACGGGGCAATAAGCGGGGCAGGCATTAAACCAGCAGATGTTGGCGAGGTCATTATGGGAAATGTCCTCAGCGCTGGCATTGGTCAGGCGCCTGCAAGGCAGGCGGCTATTGGCGCGGGTCTGCCTTATGGGGTTAATTGTCTGGCAGTAAATAAGGTCTGCGGCTCAGGATTAAAGGCTGTGATGCTGGCGGCACAGGCAATTGCCCTTGGTGATGCAGATATAATCGTTGCCGGTGGCATGGAGAACATGAGCCGTGCTCCACACCTCCTTGAAAAGGCAAGGTTCGGTTACAGGATGGGGAATGGCGAGATTATTGATAGTATGATTAAAGACGGCCTGTGGGATGTTTATAATAACCTTCACATGGGTTCTTGCGCTGAGATTGTTGCTGAAAAATACAAAATCAGCAGGGAAGATCAGGATAGATACGGATTGCAGAGCTATAAGAGGGCAATAGATGCTCAGAAAAATGGTTGCTTCAATGATGAGATTATTCCGATAACGCTCCCGGCTGGACGTGATAAATTTAAGAGTTTAACAATGGATGAAGAGCCCACAAGACACGACTTTGCGAGATTTGCAGAGCTTTCTCCTGTTTTTAAAGAGGGCGGCAGTATAACAGCAGGGAATTCTTCAAAGATAAGCGACAGCGCAGCAGCGGTTGTTGTGATGTCAGGGGATAAGGCAAAGGAGTTGGGCATACAACCGATAGCAAGGATTGTTGCATATTCTTCGCAGGGTGTTGAGCCGGAGATGTTCAGCATCGCACCTGTCGGCGCAATCAAAAAAGTTTTAGAAAAGACAGGACTGAGTTTGAAGGATATTGATCTGTTTGAGATAAATGAGGCATTTGCAGTATCCATGCTTGCAGTTATAAAAGAGCTTGATTTAGATGAGACTAAGTTAAACATTCATGGAGGGGCCATTGCATTAGGACATCCGATTGGCGCAAGCGGCGCAAGGATTTTAACGACTCTGCTTTATGCTATGAAAAGGAAAAATGCAAAGAGAGGCATTGCGGCCATCTGCATTGGCGGCGGCGAGGCAGTGGCAATGCTGGTGGAGAGGATATAA
- a CDS encoding type II toxin-antitoxin system RelE/ParE family toxin, with protein MGDYRVVYAVDEKEKNITIYRIRHRKEVYR; from the coding sequence GTGGGTGACTACAGGGTTGTTTACGCTGTTGATGAAAAAGAGAAGAACATAACAATCTATCGGATACGTCATAGAAAAGAGGTTTACCGCTAA
- a CDS encoding 3-hydroxybutyryl-CoA dehydrogenase — MDIKTIGIIGAGTMGSGISQVMALSGFEVIMMDMKDEFVRRGLENIKNGLGKMLEKAKITAEEKEKTIARIRTTIRLEDMAKVDFVIEAASEMAELKLDIFRRLDIICRKDTILATNTSSIPITRIASATKREDKVIGMHFMNPAPVMKLVEIIRGTNTSGETFAAVKGLTEKIGKIPVESKDRPGFIMNRILMPMINEAVFAFMDGAASAEDIDKAMTLGANQPIGPLALADLIGLDTVFSIMESIYSETKDPKHRPCQLLKRYVDAGELGRKTGKGFYKY, encoded by the coding sequence ATGGACATCAAAACCATCGGTATAATCGGCGCAGGCACAATGGGCTCCGGCATAAGCCAGGTTATGGCATTATCAGGCTTTGAAGTCATAATGATGGATATGAAGGATGAGTTTGTTCGGAGGGGGCTGGAGAATATAAAAAATGGCCTTGGTAAGATGCTTGAAAAGGCAAAAATAACCGCTGAAGAAAAAGAAAAAACTATTGCAAGGATTCGCACTACCATCAGACTTGAAGACATGGCAAAGGTAGATTTTGTAATAGAGGCAGCATCCGAGATGGCGGAATTGAAATTAGATATATTCAGAAGGCTTGATATAATCTGCCGCAAGGATACTATCCTTGCAACAAACACATCCTCCATACCAATTACACGTATAGCCTCTGCGACGAAAAGGGAAGACAAGGTTATCGGAATGCATTTCATGAACCCTGCGCCTGTAATGAAGCTCGTGGAGATAATCAGGGGAACGAACACATCTGGCGAGACATTTGCCGCAGTCAAAGGTCTTACTGAAAAGATTGGCAAGATTCCCGTAGAATCCAAAGACCGCCCTGGTTTTATAATGAATAGAATCCTTATGCCTATGATAAACGAGGCTGTCTTTGCATTTATGGATGGGGCTGCGTCTGCCGAAGATATTGATAAGGCAATGACACTCGGCGCAAATCAGCCAATAGGGCCTCTGGCGCTGGCTGATCTAATCGGCCTCGATACAGTGTTTTCAATTATGGAAAGCATATACAGTGAGACCAAAGACCCAAAACACCGGCCATGCCAGCTGCTTAAAAGATATGTGGATGCAGGGGAGCTGGGCCGGAAAACAGGGAAAGGGTTTTATAAATATTGA